The Legionella adelaidensis genome includes a window with the following:
- the pyrE gene encoding orotate phosphoribosyltransferase, which produces MENIKKEFIELALEYKVLRFGEFKLKSGRLSPYFFNAGLFYTGHSLKKVGEMYAKTLLAKKISFNNLFGPAYKGLPLATATAISLSEMGMDVTVTFNRKEAKDHGEGGILIGAPLSGNTVIIDDVITAGTAFREAKTLIQSHGGNLKGVIIALDRCEKGQGNSSTVMEIENLDVTVVSIITFFDLLDYLEEKNQTEQVQHLLSYHKQYGVRKDI; this is translated from the coding sequence ATGGAAAATATAAAAAAAGAATTTATTGAACTCGCTTTAGAATATAAAGTTTTACGCTTTGGTGAATTTAAATTGAAATCAGGGCGTCTAAGCCCCTATTTCTTTAATGCAGGGCTTTTTTATACGGGCCACTCTTTAAAGAAGGTAGGGGAAATGTATGCTAAAACTTTACTAGCAAAGAAAATCTCTTTTAATAATCTCTTTGGCCCGGCATATAAAGGATTACCTCTTGCTACCGCCACCGCTATTTCTTTATCAGAAATGGGTATGGATGTTACTGTTACCTTTAATCGTAAAGAAGCCAAAGATCATGGCGAAGGTGGAATACTTATCGGTGCCCCGCTATCAGGGAATACCGTCATCATTGACGATGTTATTACAGCCGGTACCGCGTTTAGGGAAGCCAAAACTTTAATTCAATCTCATGGAGGAAACTTAAAAGGCGTAATCATTGCATTAGACCGCTGCGAAAAAGGTCAAGGAAATAGCTCCACTGTAATGGAAATCGAGAATCTCGATGTAACAGTTGTTTCCATCATTACCTTCTTTGATTTATTAGACTATTTAGAAGAAAAAAATCAAACTGAGCAGGTACAACACCTACTCAGTTATCATAAACAATATGGGGTTAGAAAAGATATTTAG
- a CDS encoding S1C family serine protease: MKIKRLFLFLFFSFTTAVSSAADLNRLLPDERNTIEVFQKASPKVIFVHRLATVLNRSLRPMEVPAGAGSGIIWDDKGHIVTNFHVIKDADKVAVSIGKSTFPAKVIGAEPRKDIAVLELKSPKALALLKSFTPFEIAHTHDLMVGQKTIAIGNPFGLDHSLTIGVISAVGRQMPGIGGVAIRDMIQTDASINPGNSGGPLLDSAGRLIGMNTLIFSQSGSSAGVGFAVPADDIARIASQIIKNGRVVLAGIGIQRVEPRIASQLGIQKGVLIGDVLPDTPAEKAGLKPTYRNHFGHIVLGDVIVALSGHSVPNYDTLYNLLTDIKVGEKITLTVLRDGKPINLAMNTIDIAATY; the protein is encoded by the coding sequence ATGAAAATCAAACGTTTATTTTTATTTCTATTCTTTTCTTTTACTACAGCCGTCTCTTCAGCTGCCGATCTAAATAGATTATTACCAGATGAGCGTAATACCATCGAGGTATTTCAAAAAGCGTCCCCTAAGGTGATTTTTGTGCATCGCTTGGCAACTGTATTAAATAGGTCTTTACGACCTATGGAAGTACCTGCAGGAGCAGGTAGTGGAATTATTTGGGACGATAAAGGGCATATTGTTACTAATTTCCATGTGATAAAAGATGCCGATAAGGTAGCAGTGAGCATTGGTAAAAGCACTTTTCCCGCAAAAGTGATTGGCGCAGAACCCCGCAAAGATATTGCGGTTTTAGAACTAAAGTCTCCAAAAGCACTTGCTTTACTGAAATCATTTACTCCCTTTGAAATTGCACATACCCATGATTTGATGGTTGGGCAAAAAACTATTGCTATTGGCAACCCTTTTGGTCTTGATCATAGTTTAACTATCGGTGTTATTTCTGCAGTAGGAAGACAAATGCCGGGAATAGGCGGGGTTGCTATTCGCGACATGATTCAAACCGATGCATCGATTAATCCCGGTAATTCAGGTGGACCCTTACTGGATAGTGCTGGGCGCTTAATTGGTATGAATACGCTTATTTTTTCACAATCGGGCTCTTCTGCAGGCGTAGGTTTTGCTGTTCCCGCAGATGATATTGCCCGGATCGCTTCACAAATTATAAAAAATGGGCGTGTAGTATTAGCAGGAATTGGCATTCAACGAGTAGAACCGCGCATTGCTTCGCAATTAGGTATACAAAAAGGCGTTCTAATAGGTGACGTACTTCCTGATACCCCCGCTGAAAAAGCAGGTCTTAAGCCAACTTACCGCAATCATTTTGGCCATATAGTGCTTGGGGATGTTATTGTTGCCCTAAGCGGTCATTCTGTACCAAATTATGATACACTGTACAACTTATTAACTGACATTAAAGTTGGGGAGAAAATAACCCTAACTGTTTTACGAGATGGGAAACCCATTAATCTTGCTATGAATACTATTGACATAGCTGCTACTTACTAG
- a CDS encoding AsmA family protein, protein MMNLIQKIIFSLIALGLVSFIFIWYLTKSVSLEVIHDLFNKQLSELTPLHSEIKGNIRWQIFPKPGVKITNVKLENVSSFPHYALFIEDVFLNLQWGALFKGKLVFTQLHADDFTLTFNLNEKNHEIQAVVTKPKEQQVLEKVKKIPQFSINNLLLTHGQITILYGDKQFILSGLQMGATQLNLHNDFFPIIVKGNLLASLPNDHFSSSFHFKGRTHLKALILNPIKFLKEKGLEGQLTVTNLRYKDIAIDTIKTTLLSSADELILNPLNLSLYGGESVGDLSYNFVAQKLSINQTATTINSNHLINNLLGLNLVNGLLDFSIHASVRLKDDNWKDDIQGNGSLTIKEGVLYGINLNKLAKDLTSRVHALFTNDELDLKLALKPEIFRPISYENGQTHFDLLSIQYRLHNSFFLNDTLLLQTNNLQLSGNGHINLQDLQVDNELGVKLLTQDVLLEKLQTFLNGNLPLRLTGKITNPVLVADADKINPFVSKVLLEKSLHQPIKHLKNSLKNLLNEIS, encoded by the coding sequence ATGATGAACTTAATACAAAAAATAATCTTCTCGCTCATAGCCCTGGGGCTTGTTTCTTTTATTTTTATTTGGTACTTGACTAAATCAGTAAGTTTGGAGGTCATTCACGACCTATTTAATAAACAACTTTCTGAATTAACTCCGCTCCACAGCGAAATTAAAGGAAATATTCGCTGGCAAATTTTTCCTAAACCAGGAGTGAAAATAACCAATGTTAAGCTGGAAAATGTCTCTTCTTTTCCCCACTATGCTCTTTTTATTGAAGATGTTTTTCTAAATTTGCAGTGGGGGGCTTTATTTAAAGGTAAATTGGTTTTTACTCAACTACATGCTGATGATTTTACCTTGACCTTTAATTTGAATGAAAAGAACCATGAGATACAAGCCGTAGTTACTAAGCCTAAAGAACAACAAGTCCTGGAAAAAGTTAAAAAAATACCTCAATTTTCAATAAATAATCTTTTACTTACTCACGGACAGATTACAATTCTTTATGGCGACAAACAATTTATCCTTTCAGGTTTGCAGATGGGGGCTACCCAATTAAACCTACATAACGATTTTTTCCCTATAATCGTAAAAGGTAATTTACTAGCCTCACTACCTAATGATCATTTTAGTAGTAGCTTCCACTTTAAAGGAAGGACTCACTTAAAAGCTCTCATTCTAAATCCTATTAAATTTTTGAAAGAAAAAGGTTTGGAGGGGCAGCTGACTGTTACCAATTTGCGCTATAAAGATATTGCAATTGATACGATCAAAACGACACTTTTATCTTCAGCCGATGAACTTATTTTAAATCCATTGAATTTGTCTTTATATGGCGGAGAATCTGTAGGAGACCTCAGTTATAACTTTGTTGCCCAAAAGCTCTCAATCAACCAAACCGCAACTACGATTAATTCTAATCACCTGATAAATAACTTATTAGGATTAAATTTGGTAAACGGTCTTTTGGATTTTTCTATTCATGCTTCAGTACGACTTAAAGACGATAACTGGAAAGACGATATTCAAGGTAATGGTAGTTTAACTATCAAAGAAGGTGTGCTTTATGGCATTAATTTAAATAAACTAGCCAAGGATCTTACTAGTAGAGTCCACGCGCTATTTACTAATGATGAGCTCGACCTAAAGTTAGCGCTAAAACCAGAAATATTTAGACCTATTTCTTACGAAAATGGCCAAACGCATTTTGACTTATTAAGTATTCAATACCGATTGCATAATAGTTTTTTCTTAAATGATACGTTGTTGTTACAAACCAACAATCTGCAACTTTCTGGTAATGGCCATATTAATTTGCAAGATTTGCAAGTGGATAATGAGCTGGGTGTAAAATTACTAACCCAGGATGTCCTTTTAGAAAAATTACAAACATTTTTAAATGGTAATTTACCCTTACGACTCACCGGAAAAATTACTAATCCCGTATTGGTTGCAGATGCTGACAAGATTAATCCCTTCGTTTCTAAAGTTCTGTTAGAAAAGTCATTACATCAACCTATAAAACATTTAAAAAATTCGTTAAAAAATCTTTTAAATGAAATTTCTTAA
- the mutY gene encoding A/G-specific adenine glycosylase, with translation MLEFGPLLLKWFACSGRKNLPWQHPKTAYRVWVSEIMLQQTQVQTVIPYFIRFIQQFPSVEALANGHEEEVLRLWSGLGYYSRARNLHKTAKIIAFELDGQFPDEPQALVKLPGIGPSTAAAITSLAFNKPTPILDANVMRVLCRYFAVEEDPKKARTKKKLWELAKLCMPLHSCAQYTQAIMDFGATLCTPQKPQCGICPFALSCLAKQQGKVNILPYKQARKSLPTHSKTFLLLHRNNQEIYLEKNPPTGIWGGLWSMPIFGGNNLEEFLGDNFSYKPIEILSLCKLKHSFSHYHLSMEIISIEIAPLENYVKEVPGKWISIEKTKEYGLPQPIRSVIETWCQIDRV, from the coding sequence ATGCTTGAGTTTGGTCCACTTCTCTTAAAATGGTTTGCCTGCTCCGGTAGAAAAAATCTACCGTGGCAGCATCCAAAAACTGCTTATCGCGTGTGGGTTTCTGAAATAATGTTGCAACAAACCCAAGTGCAAACCGTGATTCCTTATTTCATACGTTTTATACAGCAATTTCCTTCCGTAGAGGCGCTGGCAAACGGACATGAAGAAGAAGTTTTACGCCTCTGGTCGGGCTTAGGCTATTACAGTAGAGCACGGAATTTACATAAAACAGCAAAAATTATTGCCTTTGAATTAGACGGTCAATTTCCGGATGAGCCACAGGCTTTAGTTAAACTTCCCGGGATAGGACCATCTACGGCTGCAGCCATTACCTCTTTAGCATTTAACAAACCGACTCCAATTTTAGACGCAAATGTAATGAGAGTTCTTTGCCGTTATTTCGCAGTAGAAGAAGATCCTAAAAAAGCCAGAACCAAGAAGAAATTATGGGAATTAGCTAAACTATGTATGCCTTTGCATTCATGTGCACAATATACGCAAGCTATTATGGATTTCGGGGCCACTTTGTGTACGCCGCAAAAACCACAATGTGGTATTTGCCCCTTTGCTCTTTCATGCTTAGCTAAACAACAAGGAAAAGTAAATATTCTGCCTTATAAACAAGCTAGAAAATCGTTGCCGACTCATAGTAAAACATTTTTATTACTCCACAGAAATAACCAGGAAATTTACCTGGAAAAAAATCCGCCCACTGGCATTTGGGGAGGGCTTTGGTCAATGCCCATATTTGGAGGAAACAATTTAGAGGAATTTTTAGGAGACAATTTTTCATATAAACCAATAGAAATCCTTTCTTTATGCAAGCTAAAACATAGCTTTAGTCACTACCATTTGTCCATGGAGATTATTTCAATAGAAATAGCCCCATTAGAAAATTATGTTAAAGAAGTTCCGGGAAAGTGGATTAGCATTGAAAAAACAAAAGAGTATGGGCTTCCTCAACCCATTCGTAGTGTCATTGAAACATGGTGTCAGATTGACCGCGTCTAA
- a CDS encoding calcium/sodium antiporter, protein MSAILFLLISIITLFWAANHLITGAMGIAHSYRLPPLLIGLTIVAIGTSSPEIMVGLSAALYGSNDLTLGNAIGSNIANIGLVLGIIIVIRPLVIQSTILRKEYALLYLVMLFTYSLMIDGYLSVLDGTLFLLAAIGVVAYFIYLARHNTVDPYARELRKMIKTNRSIQLNWISVIIGVIVLPISAHYLVINTAKLASSLGVSQLVIGLTVVAIGTSLPQAATSIMAALNGQDDIAIGNILGSNMFNLLLVLAFPAIINPSAISHAILWRDIPIMLGITLVLLLISFKFKKRISRWYGGLLLLIYGSYITALVVNAIVAL, encoded by the coding sequence ATGAGCGCTATTCTTTTTCTTTTAATCAGTATAATTACCCTCTTTTGGGCAGCCAATCATTTGATAACAGGTGCTATGGGTATTGCTCATTCCTATCGTTTACCTCCTTTGCTTATTGGTCTTACCATTGTGGCGATTGGCACTTCCAGTCCTGAAATTATGGTTGGCCTCAGTGCAGCCCTTTATGGCAGTAATGATCTAACTTTGGGCAATGCAATCGGATCGAACATTGCTAATATTGGGTTGGTTCTTGGAATTATTATAGTGATCCGTCCTTTAGTTATTCAATCCACTATTTTGCGGAAAGAATATGCCCTTTTGTATTTAGTTATGCTTTTTACCTATTCACTCATGATTGATGGATATTTAAGTGTATTAGACGGCACCCTGTTTCTATTAGCTGCCATAGGTGTTGTCGCTTATTTTATTTATTTAGCCAGACACAATACTGTTGACCCTTACGCACGCGAGTTACGGAAAATGATAAAAACCAACCGCTCCATCCAGCTTAATTGGATTAGCGTAATAATAGGAGTTATTGTTTTACCCATCAGTGCCCACTACCTGGTAATTAATACCGCTAAACTTGCTTCTTCGCTTGGCGTTAGTCAATTAGTAATTGGATTGACCGTAGTAGCCATAGGTACAAGCTTACCTCAAGCAGCCACATCGATTATGGCTGCTTTAAATGGGCAGGATGATATTGCCATAGGTAATATTTTAGGCTCCAACATGTTTAACTTACTATTAGTGTTGGCCTTTCCTGCGATTATTAATCCCTCCGCAATTAGCCATGCTATATTATGGCGAGACATTCCTATTATGCTTGGCATAACGCTCGTCCTTCTACTAATTAGCTTTAAATTTAAAAAAAGAATCTCTCGCTGGTATGGGGGATTATTGTTGCTTATTTATGGCTCATATATAACGGCCCTGGTTGTAAATGCGATAGTTGCCCTATAG
- a CDS encoding Maf family protein: MKIYLASKSPRRQQLLSLMGVEFEVLKIDIPEMQKEGESPEEYSKRITKEKLNAAWDFLEQEKLPYLPILCADTEVVIENKIIGKPKDYQDAFNTLKSYSEKSHWVLTSVGVKYCNYQNIQLNKTQVYFDRLTDEDIHAYLKVDNYKDKAGAYGIQSYIAQFIPRINGCYYAVMGLPLNLVRQLLNEVKKEL, encoded by the coding sequence ATGAAAATTTATTTGGCCTCAAAAAGCCCGCGAAGACAACAGTTACTTTCTCTAATGGGGGTAGAGTTCGAAGTTTTAAAAATCGATATCCCCGAAATGCAAAAGGAAGGGGAAAGCCCAGAGGAATACTCTAAACGTATTACAAAAGAAAAATTAAACGCAGCCTGGGATTTCTTGGAACAAGAAAAGTTACCCTATTTGCCTATACTTTGTGCGGATACTGAAGTAGTAATAGAAAATAAAATTATAGGCAAACCTAAAGATTATCAGGATGCCTTTAACACTCTTAAAAGTTATTCAGAAAAAAGCCATTGGGTGTTAACTAGTGTGGGAGTTAAATATTGTAATTATCAAAATATTCAATTAAATAAAACCCAAGTCTACTTTGACCGATTAACAGATGAAGATATTCATGCTTATTTAAAAGTAGATAATTATAAAGATAAAGCAGGGGCTTATGGCATTCAAAGTTATATTGCCCAGTTTATACCCAGGATTAATGGCTGTTATTATGCAGTTATGGGGCTTCCACTCAATTTGGTGCGTCAATTACTCAATGAGGTAAAGAAAGAGTTATGA
- a CDS encoding metallophosphoesterase encodes MRILSFLLLFISFSVFADTQFLVITDIHFDKAISHPSSESDAGVLLLDSAMKKLTELSKNVDFIITLGDFPGHTFFNSVKRQENISTVFHSLFLANIYSKPFFYIAGNNDSLSGNYQAFQSKKGSPLSLAKDWQGSCLHCTELMIDDSSMQEYGYYSTYVMKDNKDIILIALNSVLFAKLPFYIPKPPHQNENAIHQLQWFEEQIKNHTGKQLLIAMHIPPGLNNHDHPLWEKAYVKKFIQILDTYSSHFTEVTLLTAHTHMDEIRKIVTGSNLGIYAFSTPSISRIHANNAAMKVFTLNANYQITNYRTYYAEEDEKWENLHYDAINPNKGIFPCRGQTLASCLNNLEVEEVCNHLDREHFYSAKSKKSGYQVCKKTFLVEEH; translated from the coding sequence ATGCGAATTCTTTCATTTCTTTTATTATTTATTTCTTTTTCTGTTTTTGCCGATACGCAGTTTCTAGTTATTACCGACATTCATTTTGATAAAGCCATTTCTCACCCTTCTTCGGAATCTGATGCGGGCGTACTTCTTCTAGATTCAGCCATGAAGAAACTAACCGAGCTTTCAAAAAATGTGGATTTTATAATTACCTTAGGCGACTTCCCCGGACATACTTTTTTTAATTCTGTTAAAAGACAAGAAAATATTAGTACTGTTTTTCATAGCTTATTCCTGGCGAATATCTATTCAAAACCGTTTTTTTACATTGCTGGAAATAATGATTCTTTATCAGGGAACTATCAAGCGTTTCAATCTAAAAAAGGTTCGCCCTTAAGCCTTGCCAAAGATTGGCAAGGCTCCTGTTTACATTGTACTGAGTTAATGATTGATGACTCTTCAATGCAAGAGTATGGCTACTATTCAACTTATGTAATGAAAGACAATAAAGATATCATTTTAATTGCGCTAAATAGTGTGCTATTTGCCAAACTCCCCTTTTATATCCCTAAACCGCCTCACCAAAATGAAAATGCTATCCATCAATTACAATGGTTTGAAGAACAGATAAAAAATCATACCGGTAAACAATTATTAATTGCCATGCATATTCCTCCGGGGTTAAATAATCATGATCACCCCCTGTGGGAGAAAGCATACGTTAAAAAATTCATCCAGATCCTGGACACATATAGCTCTCACTTTACCGAAGTAACTCTCTTAACTGCGCATACCCACATGGATGAAATCCGAAAAATTGTCACTGGCTCCAATTTAGGGATCTATGCTTTTTCCACCCCTTCAATTAGCCGCATTCATGCCAATAATGCAGCAATGAAAGTGTTTACTTTAAATGCAAACTATCAAATTACCAATTATAGGACTTATTATGCAGAAGAGGATGAGAAATGGGAAAATCTTCATTACGATGCAATCAATCCTAATAAAGGAATTTTCCCGTGCAGAGGCCAAACATTAGCGAGCTGTTTAAATAATCTCGAAGTTGAAGAAGTTTGCAACCACTTGGACAGGGAACATTTCTATAGCGCCAAAAGTAAAAAAAGCGGATATCAGGTTTGTAAGAAAACATTTCTTGTGGAAGAGCATTAA
- a CDS encoding carbon starvation CstA family protein codes for MKNFFVGFVGFVFSILISVGLAVVALKNGESINAAWIVLASLMTFFIGYRFYSYFLANRILQLDSSAITPALKYNDGLDYVPTNRWVLFGHHFAAIAGAGPLVGPVLAAQMGFAPGIIWILIGGIIGGAVQDFFILVISMRQDGRSLGSLITNDLGKKTGFIAKIATFLIMVIILAVLALIVVKALTHSPWSLFTVAATIPIGIFMGLYGYFFRPKRVGEVSVIGLLLLILAIYGGRLVAENPGWAPLFDLSAEKLVWWISGYGFVASILPVWLLLAPRDYLSTFLKIGTMLALALAIIFISPVLKMPAFTQFIDGSGPVWAGKLFPFLFITIACGAISGFHSLIASGTTPKMVANEKDTRLIGYGGMLMESFVALMAICTASCLEPGLYFALNSPPAFIGSTIEQASATINQWGFSLTPEMLINTAQTIGEQTILSRTGGAPTLAIGIATIFSQLFNQATLAFWYHFAILFEALFILTAVDAGTRAGRFMLQDLFSEFFPRMGNTQSWLANIIATSVCVGLWGYFLHQGVVDPFGGINTLWPLFGIANQMLAAMALILASVYLVRKNKERYLPVTLLPTIWLLICTETAAFLKLFATDPRLGFLAHAKQYKEAIQQGSLIAPAKTLTEMRAVIMNDYIDALFTFAFAGIVLFLAIWGGVRMYQMIKGNCPRESLGNHLDKSLVKNARCC; via the coding sequence ATGAAAAATTTTTTTGTAGGATTTGTTGGATTTGTTTTTAGTATATTGATAAGTGTAGGTCTTGCCGTAGTTGCATTAAAAAATGGAGAGTCTATTAATGCAGCTTGGATTGTTCTCGCTTCTTTAATGACTTTTTTCATTGGTTATCGTTTTTACAGCTACTTTTTAGCCAACCGTATTTTGCAGTTAGACTCTTCAGCGATAACACCCGCATTAAAATATAATGACGGCCTTGATTACGTTCCCACAAACCGTTGGGTTTTATTCGGTCATCATTTTGCCGCTATTGCCGGAGCCGGCCCTTTAGTTGGTCCCGTTTTAGCTGCGCAAATGGGGTTTGCTCCTGGAATCATATGGATTTTAATTGGTGGGATTATTGGCGGGGCGGTACAGGATTTTTTTATATTAGTGATCTCAATGCGCCAGGATGGGCGCTCTTTGGGTTCTTTGATAACCAATGATTTAGGTAAAAAAACAGGCTTTATTGCTAAAATTGCTACTTTTTTAATTATGGTAATTATTTTGGCTGTACTTGCTCTTATTGTAGTGAAAGCCTTAACCCATAGCCCCTGGAGCCTTTTTACTGTCGCTGCCACTATACCTATAGGAATTTTTATGGGTTTATATGGATATTTTTTCCGACCGAAGCGTGTGGGGGAGGTATCTGTCATTGGTTTGCTTTTATTAATTCTAGCCATTTATGGAGGAAGGTTAGTAGCTGAAAATCCCGGTTGGGCTCCATTGTTTGACTTATCTGCTGAAAAATTAGTTTGGTGGATTTCAGGCTATGGATTTGTTGCTTCTATACTTCCTGTTTGGTTATTGCTGGCACCCAGAGATTATTTATCGACATTTCTTAAAATAGGGACCATGTTGGCATTAGCACTGGCTATTATTTTTATATCGCCTGTTTTAAAAATGCCTGCATTCACCCAATTTATAGACGGAAGTGGCCCCGTATGGGCTGGTAAGTTATTCCCTTTTTTATTTATTACCATAGCTTGCGGGGCTATTTCTGGTTTCCATTCATTAATTGCTTCTGGCACTACTCCTAAAATGGTCGCCAACGAAAAAGATACCCGTTTAATCGGGTATGGTGGAATGTTAATGGAGTCTTTTGTTGCGTTAATGGCTATTTGTACGGCGTCTTGTCTTGAGCCGGGTCTTTATTTTGCGTTAAATAGCCCTCCTGCGTTTATTGGTAGCACCATTGAGCAAGCTTCAGCCACCATTAATCAATGGGGGTTTTCATTAACCCCGGAAATGCTAATTAACACCGCTCAAACAATTGGAGAACAAACGATTCTTTCCCGTACCGGCGGGGCTCCTACTTTAGCTATAGGGATTGCTACAATTTTTTCGCAATTATTTAATCAGGCCACACTTGCCTTTTGGTATCACTTTGCCATTTTATTCGAAGCTTTATTTATTTTAACAGCAGTAGACGCCGGAACTCGAGCAGGGCGTTTTATGTTGCAAGATTTATTCTCCGAGTTTTTTCCTCGTATGGGTAATACCCAATCCTGGTTGGCAAATATAATCGCCACCTCTGTCTGTGTGGGTTTGTGGGGCTATTTTCTTCATCAGGGAGTAGTGGACCCTTTTGGAGGGATTAATACTTTATGGCCTTTATTTGGTATTGCTAATCAAATGTTAGCAGCCATGGCGCTTATCTTGGCCAGCGTTTATCTCGTTAGAAAAAATAAAGAACGCTACTTGCCCGTTACTTTGCTCCCTACCATTTGGCTTTTAATTTGTACTGAAACGGCTGCTTTTTTAAAACTGTTTGCTACAGATCCCCGACTGGGTTTTTTAGCGCATGCGAAACAATATAAAGAAGCTATACAGCAAGGCTCATTGATTGCCCCCGCCAAAACATTAACTGAAATGCGGGCGGTAATTATGAATGATTATATAGATGCCTTGTTTACTTTCGCATTTGCAGGGATTGTGTTATTTTTGGCCATATGGGGTGGAGTTCGCATGTATCAAATGATAAAAGGGAATTGCCCACGTGAAAGCTTGGGCAATCATTTAGATAAATCTCTCGTTAAAAATGCACGGTGTTGCTAA